One window from the genome of Hippoglossus hippoglossus isolate fHipHip1 chromosome 6, fHipHip1.pri, whole genome shotgun sequence encodes:
- the LOC117763568 gene encoding cytochrome b-c1 complex subunit Rieske, mitochondrial-like, translated as MMSVAARSGALSPHLQAAKHSVKSLVFPGAKELVPAAAPAGIRLAHTDIKIPDFGDYRRSDVTDPNKSSQDSSEGRRVFSYLVTGASTMVGVYAAKTVVSQFISSMSASADVLALSKIEVKLTDIPEGKNMTFKWRGKPLFVRHRTEKEIATEEAVNLAELRDPQHDKDRVLNPSWVIVLGVCTHLGCVPIANAGDWGGYYCPCHGSHYDASGRIRKGPAPLNLEVPYYEFPDEDTVIVG; from the exons ATGATGTCTGTAGCCGCCCGGTCCGGGGCTCTGTCCCCTCACCTGCAGGCAGCGAAACACTCCGTTAAGAGCCTGGTTTTCCCCGGAGCGAAGGAGCTGGTGCCCGCTGCTG CTCCTGCAGGGATCCGCCTCGCTCACACAGACATCAAGATTCCTGACTTTGGAGACTACCGTCGCTCTGATGTTACAGATCCCAACAAGTCATCCCAGGACAGCAGTGAGGGAAGAAGGGTGTTCTCCTACCTTGTCACCGGAGCGTCCACCATGGTGGGCGTCTATGCAGCCAAGACAGTGGTCAGCCAGTTCATATCTTCCATGAGTGCGTCCGCCGATGTCCTGGCCTTATCCAAGATTGAGGTCAAGCTGACTGACATCCCCGAAGGCAAGAACATGACCTTCAAATGGAGAGGAAAGCCCCTGTTTGTCCGCCACCGCACAGAGAAGGAAATTGCCACAGAGGAAGCCGTGAACCTAGCGGAGCTGCGAGACCCCCAGCACGACAAGGATAGAGTGCTCAACCCCAGCTGGGTCATCGTCCTTGGCGTGTGCACCCATCTGGGTTGCGTGCCTATCGCCAACGCTGGAGACTGGGGAGGCTACTACTGTCCCTGCCATGGCTCCCACTACGATGCTTCAGGAAGAATAAGGAAGGGACCTGCTCCTCTGAACCTGGAGGTTCCCTACTACGAGTTCCCTGATGAAGACACAGTCATTGTTGGATAA